The Mytilus edulis chromosome 5, xbMytEdul2.2, whole genome shotgun sequence genomic interval tttcaCGATCATGATCGTGCATTaaagggtcaaaatcgtgtagtaCACGCTTAAATTGTGAAGTTGGCaggtatatgaaaaataaaagcaATTCTGAGAGGGGGTTGGAAGgctcctgatcccaaaatcctgggcttaaaaacacaaaatcccgCGGTTccaaatgtaaataaatttaaatcctgacatccagaatttcgaaaaaagaattcccgtaTCCCGAAAGGTCTGAACCCAAATCCTGATAAGTACTACCCCACACTTCTAGTTCTAAATCCAAAACTCAAAGGGCACATATTTTTGTAATGTAAGAAACAGAAACTGTCCTCTAAAAACTAGACTCTGCTGAATAacttaaactaaaacaaaattgGCCTATCACAAAATCGGACTAGAACAAACTCACCCAACCACTATTAATATGCAGAAATATGTTGAAAAAACTCGGACTACAATAATTAGATAGTTTTGTTAACGATTTTTTTCGGACTTAAAAAAACCAACTTTAgatgtaaaaaaattatatacatgatatacgaaTGTACACATATgagaaaatgataaatatttttgaaaaaaaaaccaatatatagAAATGTATAAAAACTTGACAAATAAATTAAGTTCCACACTGAAATATATGTGTTATATATGCAAGCCGACGCAAacatttattatacatatttCTCAAAAAAGGTGGATTAAAACAACAGAGATTTCTTTTTCTCACAAACCACTGGGATTGAACCAATAAAAGTATGACCATAAACATATAATTTACTACACTATCTTATAACTGCTTAAAATTGGAatcaaactaataaaaaaagaacatgaaaACATCAGTTATACCATTGATATAACGGCTATTATATCTATGGTAATACACAAGCTGCAAAGTTATTGGATATTTAGTTAATTACTATTTCATGTAATTACAGGTAGCTATAGTTTTGTTCTCACTTTGGCATGTTTGGGTGATTTAAGTGTCAACAGTacaagtaagtaagtaagtaagtaaatgtttattatagtgacatgtgtaatcaCATTTCAGTAAAGTACAAATATattacatacacaataaaatacaCCAACCATCTATCCGGTATTATAAGTCACTTTCAAATCATAAAACGTAATTCTTTTATCACGGATTTCAAACAAATTAATGAAAAGTAAGATTAAGCTAAATTTCgaaaaaattaattaataatgaaaaattcaaacttatataaaaaaaaaatgaagttattaGAAGATCGATTTAGTAAATGTCAAGTTGAATgcataataaattaatattagTACAGGTGCCATTTGTTAGTTTAAATCCTGGGGTGGTGTTCTCCAAGCTATCTTAGGATTACGACATGTTCTAAGACCATCTTATACCACGTCTTTGTCCTATGTTGTGTTCTGGAAGCTATCTCAACTTAGGATGTATCACATTTTTCGTCTGAACTTATGACgcctacatttttttaattaggtGTCTCAAGACCATCCTATAAACATTCTAACTTACTACAGTTTGGATTTCACTCATTACTCTATTTTTTAAAGTAAGGATGAacatgaaatgaaatgcattatcttcttttttatatatgcaaATAATAATACCGAAAAGACAAATAAGTGGaagattttcattatttaatgaacttattctttcttttctttttatacataTCTTGTTAACATAATTTATTATACTTGCTTCTAAAATGTTCAAAATGATCATTTAATTAATTGTAAATCATAATTTATTGCAAATTAAGTGTTTATAATTAATTTCTAATAAAGAAAACAACATCCAACATCATACTTGTATTCTTCTAGAAATCCAAGTTTGTAATAGTCTGATTTGTTATAGGCTGAGATATCAGGGATTTGAACTTGTCAGAcatctatctggtattatatggtGGAAATATTTCCAGGAAttttgtaatcatggtaatattcatggacttatattttttttgtcattaaaaataaGTGGCTCCCTTTTTTCCTATTAGAAAAgttgttctaaataataattcctgttgtacatgttgtaaggaATTTAAGTTGTGACGtcattttagcatgtttagttatgacatcattttcattgttcacaAAAAAAAGCTATCAtcaggtaatgtttttttttcatatcaaatccttcctatattttactagactgaaaaatatataaattacttaAAGTCTCATGACAAACCAGACCAGAagaaagtaaataaactcatcaaagatagataccaggattaataaaattttatatttacaccagacgcgcgtttcgtctacaaaagactcatcagtgaggctcaaATCAAagagatttctgcgcaaatgtgGGAAAATAAAAAAGCTAGAAATTAAAGGTATATGAATGTGAAAGTAAATGAATTCGCtcatgtatgtaacaacgtattagattttcgtgagagaaatttatgtataactgaaaaattataacaccagcgttttcgatatcacaaactagtcaaaacatatactaaattttatcatcggtataaggaaaaaaaatcttaaatataactaaacatgcagacatcttatatgttcaggtatttcacatccaatcttttatggtaatattctttacaaagcacaacaatgtcagtattcacctcaaaagctaacaaaacctttaaacagacttattaagaagggatatagatacaatactgttgtcaggtcattaaagattgcatattttggctttaatattgattcacttatagggtctttgcatcggaactaaacacatttatttaaaaaacagttgttggcatgacacaggttatgatcttctcatatattttatgatagtatgatactaaacccccctaacgggagggaatgtgcctgatattcatatgatgtagacataatctttcaatcagtttaattgaggtctggagctggcatgtcagttaactgctagtagtctgttgttatttatgtattattgtcattttatttattttcttttgtttcatcttctgacaCCGGACTCAggcttctcttgaactgaattttaatgtgcctattgttatgcgtttacttttctacattggctagaggtatagggggaaggttgagTTCTCATAAACATATGTAACCCTGCCAcaattttgtgcctgtcccaagtctggagcctctggcctttgttagtcttgtctgatttttaattttagtttcttgtgtataattcggagtttagtatgacgtccattatcactgtacttgtatacatatgttttaaggggccagctgaaagacgcctacgggtgcgggagtttctcgctacattgaagacccattgacgGCCTtccgctgttgtctgctctatggtcggtttgtCATGGTTGATGTtgcttttacacattccccatttcctttctcaattttattgagtgCATTagtagattgtttttttttaattattgatttgtGTACTAAAACTGTCATGACTGTTATCATTGTAATTGGGGACCACATCCCCATATAATGAATTTTCTCCTTTTAAGTTAAAAAGcttaagtttttcttttttcttttacagaacagCTGAATGACCCAGTCCCTTTGCATTGTCTGAGGGACAGTTCCTCATTTAAGGGAAATCAGCATGTTAAGTAAAACCAGAATGAATAATAGAAGGAAAAGTAAAAGAAATACTTTAGATGGGACAAAACAGACCAATGTCATTTCACCAACAAAAAAGGGCAAGAAAAAACTTTCCACAAAAAGAAAGGaagacaattataaaaaaaacccaaataaactTAGTAGTAATGGAAAGTGTTTTACAAAATCTGCTAATGAGCCATTGAAGTGTGATACATGTAATAAGATGTTTAAAACCAAAGGATCTCTGACAAAACATGCTAGAATACACATAGGTATAAAATCTTACATCTGTGTTAGATGTGGAAAAGGGTTTGGCCGTGTAGATGTGTTACAACGTCACGCGATGATTCACACATCGATTAAACCCTATCTATGTCATACATGTGGCAAAGGATTCTGTGAAAGTGGGGCACTCGTAAAACATGAGAGAATACATTTAAATCAGAAGCCTTATTCATGTGATGTATGTCACAAAAGTTTTAGTCAGAGCAGTAATTTGAATGCACACAAACGAATTCATACTGGGGAGAAACCATTTgtttgtgatgtatgtggtaaacgTTTTAATAAGAGTAATACGCTGAGTCTACATATGAAGACACACACTGGAGATAAGCAGTTTGCTTGTACTTTCTGTAGTAAACGTTTTGTTCAACGGATTCAGTTACAGATGCATGAAAGAATTCACAGAAAGGAAAAGCCTTATGCCTGCTCCATATGTCATCATCAATTTGTTCAGAAGAATCAGTTACAACGACACCAAAGGTCAAAGTGCAAGAAAGTAAAATCATCTGTTGGTActcaaacattcaaaacaaaacaCTCTGCGGACAACCTAAATATAACTAGCACTGATGATGAAGATGATAAATCGATATATTCAACAGATCAATCTGCGAGCGACAATGTAAATAAAGCTAGCATGGTTGATGATGATAAATCAATGTGTTCAACAGAACAATTTGCTGACAACGTAAAGAGCGTTGATAATGAAGATAAAGCAATCTGTTCAACAGAACAATCTGCTGACATCCTAAATATAACCAACTTTGATAACCATAATAAAGCAATCTGTCCAACAGAACAATCTGCTGACATCCTAAATATAACCGACTTTGATAACCATGATAAAGCAATCTGTCCAACAGAACAAGCTGCAGATAATCCAAATATAACTAGCATTGTTGACGATGATGAATCGAATTGTACAACAGAAAAATCTAGGGACATCCTAAATATAACTAGCATCGTTGAAGATGATGAATCATATTTTACAACAGAAAAATCTGGGGACAATCTAAATATAACCAGCGCCAATAACGATGATAAAGCAATCCGTCCAACAGAACAATCAGCGGACAATCTAAATATAACTAGGATCGTTGATGATGATAAACCAATGTGTTCAGCAGAACAATATGCGAACAATCTAAATATAACTAGCATCATTGATGATGATGAATCATTGTGTTCAACAGAACAATCTGCAGATAATCTAAATATAAATACCATCGTTGACAATGATGAATCGAATTGTTCAGCAGAAAAATCTGGGGACAACCTAAATTTAACTAGCATCAATGATGATGACGAAACAAGTCTTATTTAGATATGATTTAATAAAACCTAATAggatatcaaataatttatttactTCATAGTTCAGTTCAATTTCTTGATAATTATAACGATCTACAAATGGTCTTTTGATGTATATTCAatagaatatgtatttttttcattaaaaaaaaaaagaaagtatagGACCATTGCACATGGTGTACCAGTAAGAGATATTGAAAAAGGCATTAAAATTACCTGAATTGATTGTGCCAATTTTGAAAGCAGATAGAGATGTCATCAAAGGTCTTATACAATTCTTGCTAgttgttattgaaataaaaaaaaatgtttaaatgctattgatttttttttctatgtttcctgcattaatttttcatttaaaaatgtacaaaatgtgcCTTACTGAGTCAATATATTATTTAATGCCCAAAAGTTTTGCACCTGTAACTGGTTTCTGATTGTCTTCTATTCCCAATTTTAAATGTGTTTAACATTGGCAATTGAGGTTATCAGTAGGCGGTAATATTGAAGGATGTGTGTTgttattgatcatgttgatatctTTTGATTAATGAATTGTAGTGTTTCTGTCTTTTTGCCATTAATAAACAAATCTCCTATTTTTAAGTGGGAGATGTTCATGTGCTATATCATttataattcagtcaaattttcaattattatagCTATTGTTAAAGATACCACCACTAACAATGATACCTACAGGTCAAATTTAAGGGGTTATCTAAAAATTAGTATTGATCATATACATTTTCTACCACCAgtttataattgataattgtatcATGATTATAACAATATGCTGTAAAACTTTTGTTGAATAAAGATTTGCAAGTCTGTTAATTTTGACCTTTGATGTTTCTATCATATACCCATtactaaatatttcattaattcacTAATGTCATTGAGATGTTCAACTAGAACTTTGTCACACACATTCCATTTGATTTATACACTTTCACTTCAAATTATTAGTCTATATAACAGTTGATCTGTGGTGTTTCAAATGATGTTACTGCAGAATTGCAATTGAGATTTCAGCTGTATATTCTTATTTTCCAAAGAAAACAGTGTTTATGGAAATATAACGATTATCTCTTCTAATTTGATACACCCATGTTCTGATGACCACATAACCCACAATCTACTAGGCAAATAAATATACCTAGAGTTTTTCATAAACTCTAATGTGGGATAATAAGAATCCTTGACTGATTAGGTATTTGTGGCTCAATTTGCCTACAAactgtcatatgaccttgacctttgaccatgaaaatgataataaaaaaaaagcttccATCCCTGAAAAAACGATAACAAATCTTGGTGGCCTTATGATTGTATAAAATAATGGAATCAGAAGTAAATTGATAGCATTATTTATTTATagcttttaacatgtttaaagctcAATGTTTAGCCAAATTAATgtgaaatgttttgaaaaaacaCATTATACTTATTACATGAAGAAATAGAGAAAGAGCCATCTTGCAGATGAATTTATTGAATAATCCATGAAAACATGTCCCTGATAGTTTGTCTTGCCTGTGAAGAAAGTCACAGAATGCAAGCCGGAGGAATTACAATCCAGTGACAGCAGCAACAACAGCTCAAACtgtttgttaaaaattatatatttcagaaggtagaagacctggatatGTTTCATACTTTGTTTTGCAGATACCTTATGCTACTAATAATGTGTCCATCTTATGTCTATTGTCTTTGACTTCATGTTTCAaagactaataaaaaaaaatatgcttgtaGTCATGTGAATTCCTCACTTATTACTAACCAGACTTTATTTGGTATATGGGTCCCTGACAAGGTCTACACGTCTGATCAAGATAAAGTTTATGTGATGAAGTCCATATCTCAattactataagcaataagtcaactatatctatggaatgattgtaatgtgttcaTGTCTGGCTTGCAGGTTGGAtcggaccttgacctcattgttcattgttcatttgtcaatattttttttctgatttggtcTATTTGTCAGATACTTTTATCAATatttcaactatatttggtgtatagaatgatagAAACATGTATATTTTCGTCTCACAGgattcatttgaccttgaccgcaTGTTTGTTGGTCAATGCAGGATTATTTGTTTAGATATACCATGTATACTTTTCCAAAGgataatgttaagttttcatggttttgcctgtttttcaaatactataagcTATTCATTGTAGTTCAACTATATTTATTGTACTAGTATGTAAAGATTGCATcagtaaattttcattttatgaagaaaaacaaCCCTCTCAAATTGAGGCCGTCATAATCAGAACAAGTACTAGTTAGTCCATCATGGCTTAAGTGACTGTTAACTATAtagagaaaactaactgcctaattaatgtaaaaaaaaaatcaatgaaaaacaaatatgtaacacagcaataaacgacatccactgtattacaggctcctgacttgggacaagcacatacatacagaatgttgcggggttaaacatgttggcgggatccaaaccctcccttATCATGGACAGTGTTGTAATAGTACAACagaaaaacgaactataaaaataagttaactGATCAGATGGATACatatatagaaatacatataagatcatataacaaaaacacagtgGCGAGAACAGGTACTTTAACATCCCAACAATAGAAAGACACTTCAAatacagatatgagagtactcaGTTACTGACGGCTAGTTAAAATCCAATatcaactaattaaaaaaaatgatgcatccTAGACtcaattatcaatcagtacacatccaacatccaatggattgaGTGTAAAGACGTAaaaaacagccagagaaaaacgtgatcttgtgcaatgccaagacaCAGtaatcgacagattgtagatccattaaagtgcatatgtatataacaataatattcatattgcttttaattttcaagccatttcaattgatgatttatttctatgttgtgttgtttcACTAATATTTCAGAATAGGACGAATATTTAGAGcctgttaaaatatataaaccCGCTGGGTTTGTTTGctcctgttctaagtcaggaccTGTAGTTCAGTGGGTTTAAAAAAATTGAGATATGAAAAAACCAAAGGCGGCTAGGTGACCAGAAACATACAATTAGAAAAACAATATATTCTTATTCTCCTTCTTTCAATACGGAGTCGTACTCTTCTTTATACCATAATGACTCTTGCTCGTATAACCACGAGGCTTAATTCCTCCTCCATTATCAAACAAAGCAGTAGCTATTtactattattatttattttcaaactatatGCACATACTTCTGTCAAGGCATCTGGCAGGATGGTAGTAATGGCCTTGAACTCTTCTCATGTAGCTGATGTTGTTGCTTTTTCCGGTAAAGGGTTCCTTTCCAGAGTTGATCTTGGAAAGAAGAAGTACATGTACTGGTCTTATAGAGTACGCCGTTGGTGTATGCAATGACCTGCTATAGTCCGTGACATTCCTACGCAAGATAACACAATCAGTATTGCTTGAAAGGCTATATATGTCATCTCAAGGGTGCCACAGGGGACAAtcaatttaatgttttttatattaatgttttgttattctcgtgggattttgtctgttgcttggtccgtttctgtgtgtgttacattgtagtgttgtgtcatatttaatgcgtttctctcagttttagtttgttaccccgatttagttttttgtccatggatttatgagtttgaacagcggtatactactgttgcctttatttaatgctCTCCTCTTATTCCTATTTTACATAAACGACCTACCACAATCTTCAAACTCTCAGGTAATGTTTATTTGTAGACGACTACTCAGTTTATAGGAAGATAAAGAACAAAACGGGACAACCATacacatgttattacaaatcctgtaaaatagtataattcgataggtcacattcgttaAAAGGGAATATATCTGAAATCATCTGTATCGAAGTCAATGAAACTGGTCTATAGTTTGAAGCGTTGTGTTTTTCACCTTTTTTGAAGACTGGTACAATGATGGCAGTTCGCTAGTTGTTGGGGATGGTTCTGGTGTTGACAGATTTCCTGAAATGTAAAGTCAGGTATAGTGATATTTGTTCAGCTGCTTATTTGAGTATTAGTATATTAGCTGCAATTTCATCAGACTTAGTGGCTTTTTTCCgcatttgtttagggactttttggattttcttcggagttcagtgtttttgtgattttagtttttgaatGGTCTTAGTCCTCGGAGTAGCCTGGCTGACTGATATCGCCCTAGATGGAAATGACTTTATCCCATGTGTGGCATGTTATATTTGTCCTCTTTAGAGTAGACAGATTGAAATTGCTTGTTTAATATTTAGGATTTAGTTGGTGTATTGCTGTGGAGTAGACCATatatataggacgatgtggtatgagtgtcaatgagacaactctccatccaagtcaacatttataaaagtaaaccattataggtcaaggtgcggtcttcaacacggagccttggctcacaccgaacagcaagcgtTATGTTTTAACATGTTGCATATGAAACGGTCATCGCCCGTAGATTTTGTATTGTTGGTCTTTTAGGAACAATGTTAGGACCGATGATGGTAAATAGTATTGTTAACTAAATCATCGTTCCTTTTAATGGAATGTTTTATTTCGATTTTTATGTTATGTGTTCACAAAGGCAGGTCTTAGTAATCATCACTGGTAGCTTTTGCAGATGTTCCAGCAGTATATCAGATTTAAATTAATGAATTGGTTTCAATAAATTACGAAAAGGGCTAAACTattcaaaaactactttgaaagCAAAATGCAGTGTATCTAgcatttattttgctatttgaatatTTAcgcagtcaggattctacttcgtcaaaatttcccaattacgccagttcattttcacaatcgtagaaatggaagccattgtagggatgacgcgctgccaattttgctctaggaaaccgataaatttatccacattgcaccattaagatccttatatgtcagttgtattttaaaagacaaatgtatcaactagctaatgggcatcagttaatgatcttgtctgcattgattcaacttaaaactattgtatgatcggttgtcaggtggaattttcaaaattcattaacattaaaaaaaattctaattaaatatttcgtggaagggcagactagatttttttagtggttgaagactataaaccctagttttcacacaccaaaaaatataatttttcgaagatatgcattttcattatcaaacttgaaagactgtcgtcaagtactttcattttttggtgTTAGATACACTCCTTTATATCCTACCTTATTAATACTTATTTCTTTCTTCACTCATTAATTTCTGTTCATGGGTATTATTCTCACACAAAAAAATCACGtgattt includes:
- the LOC139522936 gene encoding uncharacterized protein; the protein is MLSKTRMNNRRKSKRNTLDGTKQTNVISPTKKGKKKLSTKRKEDNYKKNPNKLSSNGKCFTKSANEPLKCDTCNKMFKTKGSLTKHARIHIGIKSYICVRCGKGFGRVDVLQRHAMIHTSIKPYLCHTCGKGFCESGALVKHERIHLNQKPYSCDVCHKSFSQSSNLNAHKRIHTGEKPFVCDVCGKRFNKSNTLSLHMKTHTGDKQFACTFCSKRFVQRIQLQMHERIHRKEKPYACSICHHQFVQKNQLQRHQRSKCKKVKSSVGTQTFKTKHSADNLNITSTDDEDDKSIYSTDQSASDNVNKASMVDDDKSMCSTEQFADNVKSVDNEDKAICSTEQSADILNITNFDNHNKAICPTEQSADILNITDFDNHDKAICPTEQAADNPNITSIVDDDESNCTTEKSRDILNITSIVEDDESYFTTEKSGDNLNITSANNDDKAIRPTEQSADNLNITRIVDDDKPMCSAEQYANNLNITSIIDDDESLCSTEQSADNLNINTIVDNDESNCSAEKSGDNLNLTSINDDDETSLI